TACCGGGTCGGGGGCCGACGGCCGGGTCCGCCGCCGTCCCTGGGGTGTCACGCTTCGGTTCACGCCGTCGGCCGGGGTCACGACGGCGGCCCGCACGTCCGAACACGTCGAGGGACTCGGCAGCGGTCCTCTCGTCGCGAGGGCTGCCGTGGGCAGATCCGGATGGCTCTTGACCGGCCATGGCTCAAAACTCTTCAACTGGGACGGGCCTACGCAGGGGGACACGGCGGTGAACCGCCCGGTCCCGGTGACAGGGACGACCGGGGTGGCGAACCGCTCCGGAACGACGACCACCGATGGCGACCTGTGCCTTTCAGAGTACGGCTCGGGACGGGCACCGCCCAGCAGCGGAGCCCTCGTACGACCAGGTTCCCGCTTGCGGAGGAGACACACGCCGGAGTGTGCGCCCCTCGCGCGACGGGTTCCAAGGAGCTTGACCGACGACACGCAGTGTGCGCAACAGGGTGTCCACACACCGTGACCCGACTGTCATCGCCCCTGTCCGCAGGCGGTGCACGGCAGTTGTGGCGCCGGGGCGGCCGGCGACCGCCGCTGTCCGCATTCGGATCATGGTCCGGCTTGGGGGCGTACCAACCGGATTCGGCCAATTCGCGGAAAATCCCCAAGCCTTTGGCAATTGCCACGTGCATACGGGGTGCCCGCTGGCAGCATGCTCGGCATGCCGCTGCTCCTGCTCGACCTCGACAACACCTTGCTGCCCAGGGATGCCGCGTTCCGGGCGTGGGCGGAGGACTTCCTCGCCGAGAACCACCTGCCCGCCGGCGACCTCGACTGGCTGGTGATGCTCGACGGCAGCGGGTACGTGCCGCGCAGCACCGTACTGGGTGCAGCAAAGCGCCGCTACGGCATCGACCGCTCGGTCGAGACGATGCTGAAGCACTACCGGCTCGGCATCAACTCGCATATCCAATGCCCTGATTCGCATGTCGAAGCGCTGCGGGAGGCCCGTGCGGCGGGCTGGACGATCGGCATCGTCAGCAACGGCGGGACGCTCGCCCAACTGGAGAAGATCCGGCTCACCGGGCTCGCTCCGCTGGTGGACGGCTGGGTCATCTCGGAGGAGGCCCGCTGCCTGAAGCCCGACCCGCTGATCTTCGAGATCGCGGCCCGGCGGTGCGGGTACCGGTCCTCCGGGGACTGGACCGCGCAGACCTGGATGGTGGGCGACTACGGTCCGGCCGACATCGCGGGCGCGGCCGCCACCGGGCTGCGCAGTGCCTGGCTGCACCACGGGCGGCCGTGGGCCGAACGCGCCTACCGTCCGACGATCAGCGCCCCGACCCTCCCGGAGGCGGTGCAGCTGATCGTCGCGGCGGCCGAACGCTCCACCGCCGGCCGGGGGTTCGCCGCCGCGTCCGGCCTCCCCCACTCCGCCCCCCGCCCGCGCCCGTCCCGCGGCCACCTCGCCGTTCCGGCCTCCCGGCTGGCGCCGCCGCCCACGAAGCTCGGCCGGAGCGCGCCGGCCGCCACGGTCACCGCAGCGACAGCTGCAACAACGGCAACAGCAACGTCGAATGCAGCGGGCGGACCGACCGTGCCGTCGAACGCCCCGGGCATGCCCGTCGCACCGCTGTTGCCGCGCGGCAAGCCCGTTCCGCTCACCCAGATCGACCGCGCGGCGCCCGCCGGGCCCGCCACCGCCCAGGCCCGCTGGGGCGACCCCGCGACGGCTGCCGGCTGACCCTCCGTCAGGCCTTCCGGGCCGCGTCCGCCGGCTCCGCCCCGAGCACCCGCAGCAGGTCGAGGCGTCCGGCGCTCTCGCTGCCCGCCGGGGCGCTGTGCACCAGGAGGAGCTGGCTCTCGCCGGCGGCGGCGAGGACCTCGCAGTCGAGGTCCAGGCGGCCGACGGCGGGGTGCAGCACGGTCTTGCGTCCGCTGCGGCGGACCGCGACCTCGTGGCGGTCCCAGAGCTCGTTGAACTCCGGACTGCCGGAGCGGAGTCGGCCCAGCAACTCGGTGATCCGGGGATCGTCGGGGCGGGCGGCCCGGGCGGCACGCAGGTTGGCGACGTGGGCGCGGGCGAGGTCCGGGTGCGCGTCCTCGGGGAAACGGCGGCGGACCTCGGGGGCGGTGAACCAGCGCAGGGTGATGTTGCGGGCAGCGGGCGGCAGGTCGGACAGATCGCCGAAGACCGCAGCGGCCATCGGGTTCTGGACCAGCACGTCGCCGAGGTCGGAGATCACCTGCGCGGGCACGTCGTGCAGCCGGTCGAGGATCAGCAGCAGTCCGGGGCGGACGTGGTCGAGCGGGCTGTGACGGCGGGGCGGCCGGTGCCCGGCGAGGTGGAAGAGGTGGTCGCGCTCGTCCTCGGTCAGCCGCAGGGTGCGGGCCAGGGCGGCGAGCAGGTGCGGGGACGGCTGCGGGCCGCGGCGCTGTTCGAGGCGCGCGTAGTAGTCGACGGACAGGCCGGCCAGGTGGGCGACCTCCTCGCGGCGCAGCCCGGGGGTGCGGCGGCGGGTGCCGGGGGCGAGGCCCAGGTCGGCGGGGCCCAGCCGGGCGCGGGAGCGGGTGAGGAAGTCGGCGAGTGCGGGTCGGTCGATCACGCTGCCCAGGATGGCCCGGCCGGCGCGGTCCGAGCCAGGGATCGCCGGTCCCCGGCTCGGGAGGTCTCTGCCACCGCGTGATCCTCGCCCCCAGAGTGGTGCGGGGGCCGGACGTTCCGGCCCACCGGGTCGGCCGCAGGTCCGGCCCGGGGCCCGAACCCACCCGCGCCGGGACCGCGTTCAACCGACCGGACCCGGCGGACCCGGCGGACCCGAGCACCGGGACCGCCGGTGCAACGGGTCAGCCGGGCAACCGGCTGGGGCGCGGACGGGCGAGTCCGTGGAGGAGACAGTCATGGCACGTTTTCTGATGACCGGGGCGACCGGGCAGGTCGGCCGTCGGCTGGTCCCCCGGCTGGCGGGGTGGGCCGGTCCGGGGTCGGTGCGGGTGCTGGTGCGGGACGCGGAACGCGCTTCCCGGCTAGAGGAGTTCGGGGTCGAGGCGGTGGTCGGCGACCTCCGCGAGGAGTCCGGCCGGAGGCGGGCGCTGGACGGCATCGAGGTGGTGGTGAACGCGGCCGCCGCGCTGCGCGGGGTGCCGGACGAGGCCGCGTGGGCCGTCAACCGGGACGCGGCGGTGGCGCTGGGCCGGGAGGCGGCCGCCGCAGGGGTGTCCAGGTTCGTGCAGGTGAGCACCAGCCTGGTGTACGGCCGGGGGCTCGGGCGGCCCGCCGTGGAAGGCGACGTGCTGGCGCCGGACCCGGCGTGGGGGGTGTACCCGGCGTCCAAGGCGCAGGCCGAGGCGGGCCTGCGCGCGCTGGCCGAGCGGCCGCAGCACGCCCTGCCGCTGGTGGTGGTGCGGCTGGCGTTCGTCTACGGCGAGGGTGACCCGCACCTGGCCCAGTCGCTGAACTGGGCTGCGCACTGGCCTGCCGATCAGCGGCTGGCAGTGGTGCACCACGCGGACGTCGCGCAGGGCCTGTGGCGGGCTGCGACGGCTCCGGGACTCGAAGGTCGCACCTTCAACCTCGCGGACGACGCCCCGCTCACCGCCTGGGACCTGTACCTGCTCAACGGCCGGGTGCACCCGGCCGGGTCGCCGCACCCGGACGAACACGAGGAGGAGGGCGGGCAGCAGCCGAGCCGTCCCGACAGGGGGTTCGATCCCTGGGAGGGGCAGGTGTCCACCACCGCGGCCCGGCGGGAGCTGGGCTGGCGCCCGCTGTACCCGTCCGCCTGGACGGCGGCCGACGCCGGCGCGCTCTGAGCGGACGGGCGGGCGCCGGAGACCCGTGCCGGCCCGCCCCGAAGAACGCCTCCGGCCCGGACCCGCGCCGTACGCAACAAGGCCTCCCGGGGTACCGACGGGATTAGGACGAATGTGCGGCGCACCTGCGGAGCTGGCGGGTCGGCGGGGGCAGCGGCAGCCGGGCGGGCCGGGCGGTGGAGCCGGGGCGGGTGGGACAGGAGTGAAGTGGACAGGACAGAGTGACGGAGTGTGAGGTGAGGGGCATTCAGGAGTGGCCGGTTCGGGTTGCGCCGGGGGGCTGACGGGGCGCGGGGATCATGGCTCAGGTGTGCGCTGTGGCGCGTGAAGGCCGGTTTCGCGCCCCCGATTCGAACCGTCCATTTTCGGCCAACTTGCGCTCCGGACCCGCCGTTCGGGCAAAGCCGCAGCACACAGTGGGCGGTGGGTGCACCGCCGGTCGGGGAATCGACGACGGGTCGCGCGACAACCAGCCACCGTTGTCCGCGCCCCCTTCACAGCGGGGTCGACGGGTGCCACGCTTCGTGATCGAATGCTTCACGCCAAATTGCCATGTCGACATAGCGTCGGATGGTGAACTTGTCACAACGGCAACGGTCCACCAAGTAGATTCGATCTTGGCTCGCAGGAGCGGCAGCCGAGACCACCACACCACCGAGGGGGCTGGAGCGCCTTGAGCAGGGTGAGCAGGAGCGACGCGGGTCCTGAAGGCGGCCGCCAGCCGTCGTCCCATCCGGGTGGCGCGGCGAGACTCGGCAAGTTCGGTGGTGCGTCGGCCGGTTCGCACGGCGCCGGCCAGAGCAACGGTCAGCCGCACGGCGCGCCGGGCTCCCTGACGGGCGGTCAGCACGCGGGCGCGCCCCCGTCGCTCTCCTCCCACGGCGGAGCGGTCACCGCCCCGGCGTCCGCGGGTTCCGCCGCCGACCTGCTCACCGCCGCCGGCCCGGGCGCGCTGAACTCGCTCAACTCCCCGCGCAAGCTGGCCGGGCGGCGACGGCGCGAGACGGTGGCGGTGCTGCTGTTCAGCGGCGCGCCGATCTTCGAGAGCTCGATCCCGCTGTCGGTGTTCGGCGTGGACCGCCAGGACGCCGGCGTCCCCCGCTACCGGCTGCTGGTCTGCGCCGGCGAGGAGGGGCCGCTGACCACCACCGGCGGCCTGACCCTGACCGCCCCGTACGGGCTGGAGGCGCTGTCCCGGGCGGGCACCATCGTGGTGCCGGCCTGGCGGTCGATCTCGCAGCCGCCGCCGGTCGAGGCGATCGCCGCGCTGCGCAAGGCGCACCACGAGGGCGCCCGGATCATCGGCCTGTGCACCGGCGCCTTCGTGCTGGCCGCGGCCGGACTGCTGGACGGACGTCCGGCGACCACGCACTGGATGTACGCGCCGACGCTGGCCAAGCGCTACCCGCGGGTCCACGTCGACCCGCGCGAGCTGTTCGTGGACGACGGCGACGTGCTGACCTCGGCGGGCACCGCGGCCGGCATCGACCTGTGCCTGCACGTGGTGCGCAGCGACCACGGCGCGGAGGCCGCCAACGCGCTGGCCCGCCGGCTGGTGGTGCCCAACCGCCGCGGTGGCGGAGGTCAGGCCCAGTACATCGATCAGTCTTTACCCGAGGAGATCGGCAACGACCCGCTGGCCGAGGTGGTCACCTGGGCGTTGGAGAACCTCAACCAGCAGTTCGACGTGGAGGTGCTGGCCGCCCGCGCCTACATGTCGCGGCGCACCTTCGACCGCCGATTCCGCACGCTCACCGGCAGCGCCCCGCTGCAGTGGCTGATCACCCAGCGGGTGCTGCAGGCGCAGCGGTTGCTGGAGACCTCGGACCTGTCGGTGGACGACGTGGCCCGGCGCTGCGGCTTCCGGTCGCCGGTGGCGCTGCGCGGGCACTTCCGGCGGCAGCTCGGGGTGTCCCCGGCCGCGTACCGGACCAGCTTCCGCGCCCGTCGGCCGGCCGCCGGCCAGGGCAGCACGGTGCCGCTGCAGGGCGCTCCGGCCGAGCGGCTGCAAGGTCCGGCCGGGCACGGCTCGCTGACGCAGCCCCAGGCCCCGTCGAACGGAACCGGTGCGAGCGGCCACCCGGGCGGCGTTCCGAACGGTGGCGCGGCCGGACGGCAGCGGCAGCGTCCGCTGGTGCCCCCGCAGGCCGGTCCTCCGCCGGGCGCGTTCGCCGCGCGCACGTCCGAACGCCCGGGCGAGCGCCAGTCCGGGCCGCCGCCCGCCCACGCGCACGCGCAGCCCTCGCCGGGCCAGCCGGTGCGGCCGAGCGCGGCGTACCCGGGCGGTCGGGGGGCGGCGGAGCGGCCGGACCGTCCGATGGAGCACGCGATCGCGGAGGACGTCGGCGGCGAGCAGCCGAGCGCGCGGGGCCGTCGGCTGGCGCACCGCGCGGAGGCCGAACCGGAGCGCGGGGCGCACGGGACGGCGGAGTTCGGGCCCGACGGGGCGCGCACAGTGTCGGGGGCGCGTGATCGCGCCGTAGGGTGAGGGGCGTGAATGACCGTCTGGTATGGATCGACTGTGAGATGACCGGCCTCGACCTCGATCGGGACGCCCTGATCGAGGTCGCCGCCCTGGTGACCGACTCCGAGCTGAACGTGCTCGGCGAGGGCGTGGATGTGATCATCCGCCCGCCCGCCGAGGCGCTGGCGAACATGCCCGAGGTGGTGCGGCAGATGCACACCTCCTCCGGCCTGCTCGACGAGCTCGCGGACGGGCTGACCATGGCCGAGGCGCAGGAGCGGGTGCTGGCGTACATCCGAGAGCACGTGCCGGAGGCCGGCAAGACGCCGCTGTGCGGCAACTCGGTGGCGACCGACCGCGGCTTCCTGTCCCGGGACATGCCGGAGCTGGAGGGCCACCTGCACTACCGGATCGTGGACGTCTCCTCGATCAAGGAGCTGGCCCGCCGCTGGTACCCGCGCGCCTACTACAACAGCCCGCAGAAGGGCGGCAGCCACCGCGCGCTGGCCGACATCCGCGAGTCGATCGCCGAACTCCGGTACTACCGCGAGGCGGTGTTCGTCCCGCTGCCGGGCCCGGACACCGACACCGCGCGGGAGATCGCCGCCCGCCACCAGGTGCCCACCGCCTGACCAGCGCTCGGGTCCGAGCGGTCCGGGAAACCCTGGCGCGAGCACCCCTCGGCATCCTGTAGAGTTCTTCCTGTCGGAGCGGGAGCGCGAAAGCGTGAACGAGCCAGGCAGATGGTGGGCGTAGCTCAGTTGGTAGAGCACCTGGTTGTGGTCCAGGTGGCCGCGGGTTCGAGTCCCGTCGCTCACCCCATCACCGAAGGCCCTCAACGAGAAATCGTTGAGGGCCTTCGTCGTATCCCCGCGCGGTGCCGAAAACGCCTTCCACCGCACCGAGTTGCCGCAATCCCGGTACGTACCCGAATCACTGGCGGGCCCCTCGCGATCAGCGCCGGACGGGGCCGCCGGACGGAATTCCGCAGCACGCGCCGGACATTGGGCCGATGTCCGCGGACCGGTTTTCCCGGGGCACGGCCGACCCGGAGGCGTCCGACGCCCCGTCACCCCGGCAAGCGGACCACGGCGGGCCGGGGCCGGACCGGGAGGGATCCGGGTGCGACCCGCTCCCGGACCATGGACGACAAAGCTACCTGCCAGTAACATCGCGAGCATGACCACTACTGCGATCGGCCAGCTGCTCACCGACACCGTCCCGATGGTGAAGACCCTGCAGCTGGAGTACCTGGAGACCACCCCGGAGCGGGCCGTGCTGCGGCTGCCCGACCTGCCGGAGTACCGCAACCACGTGGGCGGTCCGCACGCGGGCGCGATGTTCACGCTGGCCGAGTCGGCGAGCGGCGCGATCGTGCTGGCCGCGTTCGGCGACCAGCTGGGCCGCGCGGTGCCGCTGCCGACGGTCGGCGAGATCTCGTTCAAGAAGCTCGCCCGCGGCGTCGTGACCGCCACCGCGACGCTGGGCCGCCCGGTCGCCGAGGTGGTCGCCGAGCTCGACGAGGGCAAGCGCCCCGAGTTCCCGGTCACCGTCGAGATCACCCGAGAGGACGGCGCCGTCACCGGCGTGCTGGAGATCGTCTGGACGCTGCGCCCCAACTCCTGAGCCCACCAAGGACCTTGGCGGCCCGACCGGCGCGAGCAGGCGGGCCGTGGCGGCCCTGCCCGCGCGAGCACGGCGGGTGCCGGCCGGCCCGCGCCCGCACGACGAGCCGTGGCGGCCCCGCACTCCCCCGGAACTCCCTCCGGACCGCCCGGACCGCACCCCGGGGCCGCCTCGGCCGCTACGGGCCCGCCCGAAGCCCGTACCGGTCGCCCCTGCAGCCCACGCCCACCCGCACCGCGGGTCCGCGCACTGCCCGCGCTGCGGGTCCGCACACTCGTGGCGCGCGCAACACGGAAACGCCGCCCGCCCGCACAGGGCCCCGCCCTGTGGCCGGCCGGCCGGCTGACGCCGGAGTCCCGCCCCGAGGTCAGGCGGAGTCGCGGACGATCAACTCGGTCGCCAGCACCACCTGCCGCCGGGCCCGGCCGCGTTCGGTGATCTCGTCGAGCAGCAGCCGGGCCATGGTGCGGCCCATCTCCTCGATCGGCTGGCGCACGCTGGTCATCGGCGGATCGGTGTGCCGGGCCACGATCGAGTCGTCGAAGCCGATCACCGCGACGTCGTCGGGGATCCGCCGCCCGGCCGCCCGCAGCACCTGCATCGCACCGGCCGCCATCACGTCCGAGGCGCAGAACACGCCGTCCAGGTCCGGCCGCCGCGCGAGGAGTTCGCGCATCGCGACCCGGCCGCCCTCCTCGGTGAAGTCGGCCAGGCCGACCAGGTCCTCGTCGTAGGCCTGCCCGGCTTCCTCCAGGGCCCGTCGGTAGCCGCCGAGGCGGGCCTGGGCGACCTCCATGTCCAGCGGGCCGGTGAGGGTGGCGACCTGGCGGCAGCCGCGGCGCAGCAGGTGCCGGACGGCCATCCGGGCGCCGCCGGCGTTGTCGGCGTGGACGTAGCTGAGCGGTTCGAGGTCGCCGCGCCGACCGGCCAGCACGGAGGGGATCTCCAGGCTCTCCAGCAGTCCGGGCAGCGGGTCGTCGCGGTGCACCGAGACGACCAGGACGCCGTCCACCCGCTGGGCGGTGAGGTAGGCCGACAGGCGGTCCCGCTCGCGCTGGTTGCGGACCAGGATCAGCAGCAACTGCATGTCGGTCTCGGCGAGTTCGGCCGAGACGCCGCTGATGATGTCGGAGAAGTACGGCTCGGAGAACAGCCTGG
The DNA window shown above is from Streptomyces sp. TLI_171 and carries:
- a CDS encoding HAD family hydrolase — its product is MPLLLLDLDNTLLPRDAAFRAWAEDFLAENHLPAGDLDWLVMLDGSGYVPRSTVLGAAKRRYGIDRSVETMLKHYRLGINSHIQCPDSHVEALREARAAGWTIGIVSNGGTLAQLEKIRLTGLAPLVDGWVISEEARCLKPDPLIFEIAARRCGYRSSGDWTAQTWMVGDYGPADIAGAAATGLRSAWLHHGRPWAERAYRPTISAPTLPEAVQLIVAAAERSTAGRGFAAASGLPHSAPRPRPSRGHLAVPASRLAPPPTKLGRSAPAATVTAATAATTATATSNAAGGPTVPSNAPGMPVAPLLPRGKPVPLTQIDRAAPAGPATAQARWGDPATAAG
- a CDS encoding helix-turn-helix transcriptional regulator; translated protein: MDRPALADFLTRSRARLGPADLGLAPGTRRRTPGLRREEVAHLAGLSVDYYARLEQRRGPQPSPHLLAALARTLRLTEDERDHLFHLAGHRPPRRHSPLDHVRPGLLLILDRLHDVPAQVISDLGDVLVQNPMAAAVFGDLSDLPPAARNITLRWFTAPEVRRRFPEDAHPDLARAHVANLRAARAARPDDPRITELLGRLRSGSPEFNELWDRHEVAVRRSGRKTVLHPAVGRLDLDCEVLAAAGESQLLLVHSAPAGSESAGRLDLLRVLGAEPADAARKA
- a CDS encoding NAD(P)-dependent oxidoreductase, with translation MARFLMTGATGQVGRRLVPRLAGWAGPGSVRVLVRDAERASRLEEFGVEAVVGDLREESGRRRALDGIEVVVNAAAALRGVPDEAAWAVNRDAAVALGREAAAAGVSRFVQVSTSLVYGRGLGRPAVEGDVLAPDPAWGVYPASKAQAEAGLRALAERPQHALPLVVVRLAFVYGEGDPHLAQSLNWAAHWPADQRLAVVHHADVAQGLWRAATAPGLEGRTFNLADDAPLTAWDLYLLNGRVHPAGSPHPDEHEEEGGQQPSRPDRGFDPWEGQVSTTAARRELGWRPLYPSAWTAADAGAL
- a CDS encoding helix-turn-helix domain-containing protein; amino-acid sequence: MNSLNSPRKLAGRRRRETVAVLLFSGAPIFESSIPLSVFGVDRQDAGVPRYRLLVCAGEEGPLTTTGGLTLTAPYGLEALSRAGTIVVPAWRSISQPPPVEAIAALRKAHHEGARIIGLCTGAFVLAAAGLLDGRPATTHWMYAPTLAKRYPRVHVDPRELFVDDGDVLTSAGTAAGIDLCLHVVRSDHGAEAANALARRLVVPNRRGGGGQAQYIDQSLPEEIGNDPLAEVVTWALENLNQQFDVEVLAARAYMSRRTFDRRFRTLTGSAPLQWLITQRVLQAQRLLETSDLSVDDVARRCGFRSPVALRGHFRRQLGVSPAAYRTSFRARRPAAGQGSTVPLQGAPAERLQGPAGHGSLTQPQAPSNGTGASGHPGGVPNGGAAGRQRQRPLVPPQAGPPPGAFAARTSERPGERQSGPPPAHAHAQPSPGQPVRPSAAYPGGRGAAERPDRPMEHAIAEDVGGEQPSARGRRLAHRAEAEPERGAHGTAEFGPDGARTVSGARDRAVG
- the orn gene encoding oligoribonuclease, whose product is MNDRLVWIDCEMTGLDLDRDALIEVAALVTDSELNVLGEGVDVIIRPPAEALANMPEVVRQMHTSSGLLDELADGLTMAEAQERVLAYIREHVPEAGKTPLCGNSVATDRGFLSRDMPELEGHLHYRIVDVSSIKELARRWYPRAYYNSPQKGGSHRALADIRESIAELRYYREAVFVPLPGPDTDTAREIAARHQVPTA
- a CDS encoding DUF4442 domain-containing protein, translated to MTTTAIGQLLTDTVPMVKTLQLEYLETTPERAVLRLPDLPEYRNHVGGPHAGAMFTLAESASGAIVLAAFGDQLGRAVPLPTVGEISFKKLARGVVTATATLGRPVAEVVAELDEGKRPEFPVTVEITREDGAVTGVLEIVWTLRPNS
- a CDS encoding LacI family DNA-binding transcriptional regulator, which produces MSPTAQRPESLHPGAAGRATARPTLEEVAALAGVGRGTVSRVINGSPRVSTKAREAVQNAIAELGYVPNRAARTLVTSRTDSIALVVPEAETRLFSEPYFSDIISGVSAELAETDMQLLLILVRNQRERDRLSAYLTAQRVDGVLVVSVHRDDPLPGLLESLEIPSVLAGRRGDLEPLSYVHADNAGGARMAVRHLLRRGCRQVATLTGPLDMEVAQARLGGYRRALEEAGQAYDEDLVGLADFTEEGGRVAMRELLARRPDLDGVFCASDVMAAGAMQVLRAAGRRIPDDVAVIGFDDSIVARHTDPPMTSVRQPIEEMGRTMARLLLDEITERGRARRQVVLATELIVRDSA